A genomic region of Glycine max cultivar Williams 82 chromosome 15, Glycine_max_v4.0, whole genome shotgun sequence contains the following coding sequences:
- the LOC100820263 gene encoding dihydroceramide fatty acyl 2-hydroxylase FAH1 isoform X1: protein MMVVQNFVVDLNKALVFQVGHLGEAYEEWVHQPIVSKEGPRFFENEILEFLTRTVWWAIPVIWLPVVCWFIYKSIRMGLSCPHLALLVVLGIFVWTLLEYSLHRFLFHIKTKTYWGNTLHYLLHGCHHKHPMDGLRLVFPPAATAILLMPFWNLVKLMATTSTAPALFGGGLLGYVMYDCTHYYLHHGQPRTEVPRNLKKYHLNHHFRIQDKGFGITSSLWDKVFGTLPPKMDAKNILCRPTSFLQPFVMK from the exons ATGATGGTTGTGCAGAACTTTGTAGTTGATTTGAATAAGGCCCTTGTTTTCCAG GTTGGGCATCTTGGAGAAGCTTATGAAGAGTGGGTTCACCAGCCCATTGTCAGCAAGGAAGGCCCCCGTTTCTTTGAAAATGAGATTCTGGAG TTCTTGACGCGCACAGTCTGGTGGGCAATACCAGTCATTTGGCTGCCAGTTGTATGCTGGTTTATATATAAGTCCATACGAATGGGCCTCAGTTGTCCTCATTTAGCTCTATTGGTGGTTCTTGGCATTTTTGTTTGGACACTGCTTGAATACTCATTGCATCGTTTTCTTTTCCACATTAAAACAAAGACCTACTG GGGGAATACCTTGCATTATCTTCTCCATGGCTGCCACCATAAGCACCCCATGGATGGCTTAAGACTCGTTTTCCCTCCTGCTGCAACAGCTATATTATTGATGCCG TTCTGGAACTTGGTGAAACTCATGGCGACCACTTCAACTGCTCCTGCTTTGTTTGGAGGTGGTTTATTGGGTTATGTAATGTATGATTGCACCCATTATTACTTGCACCATGGTCAGCCAAGGACTGAAGTGCCCCGAAATCTCAAG AAGTACCACTTGAATCATCACTTTCGGATCCAGGATAAAGGCTTTGGGATCACTTCATCACTATGGGATAAAGTTTTTGGAACACTTCCTCCTAAAATGGATGCCAAAA ATATATTATGCAGGCCCACATCTTTCCTGCAACCATTTGTGATGAAATAG
- the LOC100775353 gene encoding berberine bridge enzyme-like 13, with protein sequence MVSPSSNLATLILLLSVSMAASASLEENFVQCLSFYSDKAAPFYASIYTPQNASFNKILESSAQNLRYLVPSAHKPELIFTPSTDSHVQVAVTCSKKLGIHLRIRSGGHDYEGLSYVSEVETPFIIVDLSKLRAVNVDIEDNTAWIQAGATIGEVYYKIYEKSSVHGFPAGLCTSLGVGGHITGGAYGSMMRKYGLGADNVLDARIVDANGQILDREAMGEDLFWAIRGGGGASFGILLWWKIKLVPVPETVTVFTVTRSLEQDATRILHRWQEVAPYIDEDLFIRVIIQPATVGNKTERTITTSYNAQFLGGADRLLQVMKESFPELVLTKKDCLETSWIKSVLYIAGYPNDTPPEVLLQGKSTFKNYFKAKSDFVRDTIPETGLKGLWQRLLEEDSPLMIWNPYGGMMSKFSESDIPFPHRNGTLYKIQYLTLWQDGDKNASKHIDWIRKLYNYMTPYVSKFPREAYVNYRDLDLGMNKKNSTSYIQATAWGNMYFKDNFNRLVKIKTKVDPDNVFRHEQSIPPLPVSSMRLKDKKCKTWE encoded by the coding sequence ATGGTGTCACCAAGCTCAAACTTAGCAACTTTAATCCTCCTATTATCAGTTTCAATGGCAGCTTCAGCTTCACTTGAAGAAAACTTTGTCCAATGTCTCAGCTTCTATTCAGACAAAGCAGCTCCATTTTATGCATCAATTTACACTCCACAAAATGCATCATTCAACAAGATCCTTGAATCCTCTGCACAGAACCTAAGGTATTTGGTGCCCTCAGCGCATAAACCCGAGCTTATATTCACACCCTCGACCGATTCACATGTCCAAGTGGCAGTGACTTGCTCAAAGAAACTTGGAATTCATCTGAGAATTCGTAGCGGTGGCCATGACTATGAAGGACTCTCATATGTTTCTGAAGTTGAGACCCCTTTCATAATTGTTGATTTGTCAAAGCTTCGCGCCGTCAACGTTGATATAGAAGACAACACTGCTTGGATTCAAGCCGGTGCCACTATTGGGGAGGTCTATTACAAAATATATGAGAAAAGTTCGGTTCATGGTTTCCCTGCAGGCCTTTGCACAAGTTTAGGTGTTGGAGGGCACATCACGGGAGGTGCATATGGATCCATGATGAGAAAGTATGGCCTTGGAGCTGACAATGTCCTAGATGCAAGAATAGTTGATGCAAATGGCCAAATCCTTGATAGGGAAGCCATGGGGGAAGATCTCTTTTGGGCTATTAGAGGAGGTGGAGGAGCAAGCTTTGGTATCCTTCTTTGGTGGAAAATAAAGCTTGTTCCTGTGCCAGAAACTGTCACAGTTTTCACAGTTACAAGGAGCCTAGAGCAAGATGCAACCAGGATTCTCCACAGATGGCAGGAAGTGGCACCCTATATTGATGAGGATCTCTTCATCAGAGTCATCATTCAACCAGCCACTGTTGGGAACAAAACTGAGAGAACTATCACAACATCTTATAATGCTCAATTCCTTGGTGGTGCTGACAGACTCCTCCAAGTGATGAAAGAAAGCTTTCCTGAATTGGTTTTGACTAAAAAAGATTGTCTTGAAACTAGTTGGATCAAATCTGTGCTCTATATTGCTGGCTATCCAAATGACACTCCCCCTGAAGTTCTGCTTCAAGGAAAGTCAACTTTCAAGAACTACTTCAAAGCCAAGTCAGATTTTGTGAGAGATACAATACCAGAAACTGGACTTAAGGGGTTGTGGCAAAGATTGCTGGAAGAAGATAGTCCCTTGATGATTTGGAACCCATATGGTGGAATGATGAGCAAATTTTCAGAATCTGATATTCCCTTCCCTCACAGGAATGGAACACTCTACAAAATCCAGTACTTAACTCTTTGGCAAGATGGGGATAAGAATGCCTCAAAGCATATAGATTGGATTAGGAAGCTTTACAACTACATGACTCCTTATGTGTCCAAGTTCCCAAGGGAGGCATATGTGAACTATAGAGATCTGGATTTGGGAATGAACAAGAAGAACAGCACAAGTTACATACAGGCAACTGCTTGGGGCAATATGTATTTCAAGGATAATTTCAACAGGTTGGTGAAAATAAAGACCAAAGTGGATCCTGATAATGTGTTCAGGCATGAGCAGAGCATTCCACCACTCCCAGTTTCAAGTATGAGGCTAAAAGACAAGAAGTGCAAGACCTGGGAATGA
- the LOC100820263 gene encoding dihydroceramide fatty acyl 2-hydroxylase FAH1 isoform X3, translating into MMVVQNFVVDLNKALVFQVGHLGEAYEEWVHQPIVSKEGPRFFENEILEFLTRTVWWAIPVIWLPVVCWFIYKSIRMGLSCPHLALLVVLGIFVWTLLEYSLHRFLFHIKTKTYWGNTLHYLLHGCHHKHPMDGLRLVFPPAATAILLMPFWNLVKLMATTSTAPALFGGGLLGYVMYDCTHYYLHHGQPRTEVPRNLKKYHLNHHFRIQDKGFGITSSLWDKVFGTLPPKMDAKSM; encoded by the exons ATGATGGTTGTGCAGAACTTTGTAGTTGATTTGAATAAGGCCCTTGTTTTCCAG GTTGGGCATCTTGGAGAAGCTTATGAAGAGTGGGTTCACCAGCCCATTGTCAGCAAGGAAGGCCCCCGTTTCTTTGAAAATGAGATTCTGGAG TTCTTGACGCGCACAGTCTGGTGGGCAATACCAGTCATTTGGCTGCCAGTTGTATGCTGGTTTATATATAAGTCCATACGAATGGGCCTCAGTTGTCCTCATTTAGCTCTATTGGTGGTTCTTGGCATTTTTGTTTGGACACTGCTTGAATACTCATTGCATCGTTTTCTTTTCCACATTAAAACAAAGACCTACTG GGGGAATACCTTGCATTATCTTCTCCATGGCTGCCACCATAAGCACCCCATGGATGGCTTAAGACTCGTTTTCCCTCCTGCTGCAACAGCTATATTATTGATGCCG TTCTGGAACTTGGTGAAACTCATGGCGACCACTTCAACTGCTCCTGCTTTGTTTGGAGGTGGTTTATTGGGTTATGTAATGTATGATTGCACCCATTATTACTTGCACCATGGTCAGCCAAGGACTGAAGTGCCCCGAAATCTCAAG AAGTACCACTTGAATCATCACTTTCGGATCCAGGATAAAGGCTTTGGGATCACTTCATCACTATGGGATAAAGTTTTTGGAACACTTCCTCCTAAAATGGATGCCAAAAGTATGTAA
- the LOC100819191 gene encoding uncharacterized protein, producing the protein MPFPWKKNRVPRISQIVADLQSPKRGGSLVVETGFPTSLIDLFVKNRSRFQKHRSKKPPPPPPPKSLSATDPPPPPPPSPATSPPPRVPTFPATPIQQNDTAVSAPDRIAQCSPRSGVNAVVLVAKILMVLVLVASVERLTVGITASAFSLLLLEYAGRRVVVSCSVPESWWFQKVGMKERVERIEFESEELSNKGLSIDEIEDVETTDEVGVSCEIGDVALKVLEPCLCDEDVSECKIRPSRSGRFRSKMVKLVSKKFRGSKKEKKGEVNKHNEGESGSEISSAVGEEKLPILEIEVEEENGDNKSSNSKLDCGITCSYDNEKRVERVGNSGSSMVLVMIIALVGLLLGRFPALVLLMTWCCLMKIVGILWRSQNVPMIKCSVSNS; encoded by the coding sequence ATGCCGTTTCCGTGGAAGAAAAACCGCGTCCCCCGAATCTCCCAAATCGTCGCCGATCTCCAATCGCCCAAACGCGGCGGCTCCCTCGTCGTCGAGACCGGCTTCCCCACCTCCCTCATCGACCTTTTCGTCAAAAACCGAAGTCGCTTCCAAAAACACCGCTCCAAAAAAccaccgccgccgccgccgccaaaATCCCTCTCCGCCACCGATCCGCCTCCCCCGCCGCCTCCCTCTCCGGCCACCTCTCCGCCGCCACGCGTCCCCACCTTTCCAGCCACTCCAATACAACAAAACGACACCGCCGTTTCGGCTCCGGATCGAATTGCCCAGTGCTCTCCCCGGTCGGGTGTGAACGCTGTCGTTCTCGTCGCGAAGATTCTGATGGTGTTGGTTCTGGTCGCGAGCGTGGAGAGGCTCACCGTCGGAATCACCGCGTCGGCGTTCTCCCTTCTGCTTCTCGAATACGCAGGCCGGCGCGTCGTGGTTTCGTGTTCTGTTCCAGAATCATGGTGGTTCCAAAAGGTTGGGATGAAGGAGCGTGTTGAAAGAATTGAATTTGAATCCGAGGAATTGAGCAACAAGGGTTTGTCAATCGATGAAATTGAGGATGTGGAAACAACCGACGAAGTGGGTGTTAGTTGCGAAATTGGTGACGTGGCATTGAAGGTTTTGGAGCCGTGTTTATGTGATGAAGATGTTTCTGAATGCAAGATTAGACCTAGCCGAAGTGGTAGGTTTAGGTCCAAGATGGTGAAGCTTGTTTCTAAGAAATTTCGTGGGtctaagaaagagaaaaagggtGAGGTGAATAAACACAATGAGGGTGAGTCAGGGAGTGAAATTTCAAGCGCTGTGGGGGAAGAAAAGTTACCAATTTTAGAAATTGAAGTAGAGGAAGAGAATGGGGATAATAAGTCAAGTAACAGTAAACTTGATTGTGGAATCACTTGTTCCTATGATAATGAGAAGAGAGTGGAAAGAGTTGGGAATTCAGGTTCTTCCATGGTTTTAGTTATGATTATTGCCCTTGTTGGGCTTCTTTTGGGGCGCTTCCCAGCATTGGTTCTTTTGATGACATGGTGTTGCTTGATGAAGATAGTTGGGATTCTATGGAGATCACAGAATGTGCCTATGATCAAGTGTTCTGTTTCAAACTCTTGA
- the LOC100820263 gene encoding dihydroceramide fatty acyl 2-hydroxylase FAH1 isoform X5: MMVVQNFVVDLNKALVFQVGHLGEAYEEWVHQPIVSKEGPRFFENEILEFLTRTVWWAIPVIWLPVVCWFIYKSIRMGLSCPHLALLVVLGIFVWTLLEYSLHRFLFHIKTKTYWGNTLHYLLHGCHHKHPMDGLRLVFPPAATAILLMPFWNLVKLMATTSTAPALFGGGLLGYVMYDCTHYYLHHGQPRTEVPRNLKHKSLKRKIVDGFTSS; encoded by the exons ATGATGGTTGTGCAGAACTTTGTAGTTGATTTGAATAAGGCCCTTGTTTTCCAG GTTGGGCATCTTGGAGAAGCTTATGAAGAGTGGGTTCACCAGCCCATTGTCAGCAAGGAAGGCCCCCGTTTCTTTGAAAATGAGATTCTGGAG TTCTTGACGCGCACAGTCTGGTGGGCAATACCAGTCATTTGGCTGCCAGTTGTATGCTGGTTTATATATAAGTCCATACGAATGGGCCTCAGTTGTCCTCATTTAGCTCTATTGGTGGTTCTTGGCATTTTTGTTTGGACACTGCTTGAATACTCATTGCATCGTTTTCTTTTCCACATTAAAACAAAGACCTACTG GGGGAATACCTTGCATTATCTTCTCCATGGCTGCCACCATAAGCACCCCATGGATGGCTTAAGACTCGTTTTCCCTCCTGCTGCAACAGCTATATTATTGATGCCG TTCTGGAACTTGGTGAAACTCATGGCGACCACTTCAACTGCTCCTGCTTTGTTTGGAGGTGGTTTATTGGGTTATGTAATGTATGATTGCACCCATTATTACTTGCACCATGGTCAGCCAAGGACTGAAGTGCCCCGAAATCTCAAG CACAAATCATTGAAAAGGAAAATAGTTGATGGTTTCACCAGTTCTTAG
- the LOC100820263 gene encoding dihydroceramide fatty acyl 2-hydroxylase FAH1 isoform X2: MMVVQNFVVDLNKALVFQVGHLGEAYEEWVHQPIVSKEGPRFFENEILEFLTRTVWWAIPVIWLPVVCWFIYKSIRMGLSCPHLALLVVLGIFVWTLLEYSLHRFLFHIKTKTYWGNTLHYLLHGCHHKHPMDGLRLVFPPAATAILLMPFWNLVKLMATTSTAPALFGGGLLGYVMYDCTHYYLHHGQPRTEVPRNLKKYHLNHHFRIQDKGFGITSSLWDKVFGTLPPKMDAKSPHLSCNHL, translated from the exons ATGATGGTTGTGCAGAACTTTGTAGTTGATTTGAATAAGGCCCTTGTTTTCCAG GTTGGGCATCTTGGAGAAGCTTATGAAGAGTGGGTTCACCAGCCCATTGTCAGCAAGGAAGGCCCCCGTTTCTTTGAAAATGAGATTCTGGAG TTCTTGACGCGCACAGTCTGGTGGGCAATACCAGTCATTTGGCTGCCAGTTGTATGCTGGTTTATATATAAGTCCATACGAATGGGCCTCAGTTGTCCTCATTTAGCTCTATTGGTGGTTCTTGGCATTTTTGTTTGGACACTGCTTGAATACTCATTGCATCGTTTTCTTTTCCACATTAAAACAAAGACCTACTG GGGGAATACCTTGCATTATCTTCTCCATGGCTGCCACCATAAGCACCCCATGGATGGCTTAAGACTCGTTTTCCCTCCTGCTGCAACAGCTATATTATTGATGCCG TTCTGGAACTTGGTGAAACTCATGGCGACCACTTCAACTGCTCCTGCTTTGTTTGGAGGTGGTTTATTGGGTTATGTAATGTATGATTGCACCCATTATTACTTGCACCATGGTCAGCCAAGGACTGAAGTGCCCCGAAATCTCAAG AAGTACCACTTGAATCATCACTTTCGGATCCAGGATAAAGGCTTTGGGATCACTTCATCACTATGGGATAAAGTTTTTGGAACACTTCCTCCTAAAATGGATGCCAAAA GCCCACATCTTTCCTGCAACCATTTGTGA
- the LOC100820263 gene encoding dihydroceramide fatty acyl 2-hydroxylase FAH1 isoform X4, protein MMVVQNFVVDLNKALVFQVGHLGEAYEEWVHQPIVSKEGPRFFENEILEFLTRTVWWAIPVIWLPVVCWFIYKSIRMGLSCPHLALLVVLGIFVWTLLEYSLHRFLFHIKTKTYWGNTLHYLLHGCHHKHPMDGLRLVFPPAATAILLMPFWNLVKLMATTSTAPALFGGGLLGYVMYDCTHYYLHHGQPRTEVPRNLKKYHLNHHFRIQDKGFGITSSLWDKVFGTLPPKMDAKN, encoded by the exons ATGATGGTTGTGCAGAACTTTGTAGTTGATTTGAATAAGGCCCTTGTTTTCCAG GTTGGGCATCTTGGAGAAGCTTATGAAGAGTGGGTTCACCAGCCCATTGTCAGCAAGGAAGGCCCCCGTTTCTTTGAAAATGAGATTCTGGAG TTCTTGACGCGCACAGTCTGGTGGGCAATACCAGTCATTTGGCTGCCAGTTGTATGCTGGTTTATATATAAGTCCATACGAATGGGCCTCAGTTGTCCTCATTTAGCTCTATTGGTGGTTCTTGGCATTTTTGTTTGGACACTGCTTGAATACTCATTGCATCGTTTTCTTTTCCACATTAAAACAAAGACCTACTG GGGGAATACCTTGCATTATCTTCTCCATGGCTGCCACCATAAGCACCCCATGGATGGCTTAAGACTCGTTTTCCCTCCTGCTGCAACAGCTATATTATTGATGCCG TTCTGGAACTTGGTGAAACTCATGGCGACCACTTCAACTGCTCCTGCTTTGTTTGGAGGTGGTTTATTGGGTTATGTAATGTATGATTGCACCCATTATTACTTGCACCATGGTCAGCCAAGGACTGAAGTGCCCCGAAATCTCAAG AAGTACCACTTGAATCATCACTTTCGGATCCAGGATAAAGGCTTTGGGATCACTTCATCACTATGGGATAAAGTTTTTGGAACACTTCCTCCTAAAATGGATGCCAAAA ATTGA